DNA sequence from the Coffea eugenioides isolate CCC68of chromosome 9, Ceug_1.0, whole genome shotgun sequence genome:
CTTATTGGGCAGTATAATAATTATCCAGCTAGAATGTTAAGGTTTTATATAAGTAATTAGTAGGATATACTTGAAAGGGAATACCAACTGTAGATGTCTCTCAGATGATATTTTACCTTAGTGAATAGCCTCTTTAAATTTGCTTGGGTATTCATCTTTAGAAATAAAGTTCTCTTTTGCATGTGAAGCTTCATAGCTTTGTGTTACCAGTTAGAGGAGTATTGTGATTAACGCGCCAACACTTACAGaaacttttttttcccctttttgcatCAATCATCCCCCATTTTCCTCTTGGAGTAAAGGTTACTGCAGTTGTCATGATAGTTTTTGCTCAAGAAAGAGTACGAAATTGAAAGTTGGTCtggattttattttttgcaCACTACAAAGTTATTACAGGGTATTGATGATCACTTTTTAATTTGAATAAAGAATACATTTTCTAGATTATTTGAATAAAGATTGTTTAAAGAAATTTGTTCTTTGTCTTATGCCAATTGAATAGCATGGTGTGGACGTATTTGTAATAGGTTTTTGATGGATAAAATTGTTGGAATTTATCATATGCAGGTTTGGTTGGCTGTCTTCTATGGAACATCGTGGCAGTTACCTTAGCTTGGATCAAAGGCGAAGGTTGgtgcttaaaaaaaattttgcagccTCATACCTCAGCCATTAGCAACCAAGTAAATCTTTTGACTACTAGATCACCTTTCTTACTTTTTATCCTCTTTCTGTATTAGGTCCGACAATCTGGTTTCTTGCTATTATATATTTTATCTCCGGCGTTCCAGGAGCCTATGTGTTGTGGTATCGTCCTCTCTATCGTGCAATGAGGTAGTCTGCACTCTTTTTTCTCTAATCTGCACTGCCCAGTGGTTTTTACTCAATGACAGAATCTGGTAAAACTGCTTAGTTAGACAATATAATCTTAGCACCACAAACAAGCATTTTTATTTGAAGATTACTGATTAAGTATtgatttttgttcaattttttttatggtTCTATCTTGCCCTCCTTGAGCAAAGTGGTGCATGgatttgtcaaaataaaaatataataatattgATTTTGTGGTTATAGTAACATGTGTCCTAAATATGGTCCATTATTTTGTCTAAGCCCTTGTAGAGGAGCTGATTTAAACAGATATGAatattttgtttggttttgtATTTAGAGTATGCATGTGCACGGTTTATGTTCTTCTGTGATTAACTTTTTTCTGctgtctttttatgttttttccATGTGACATGCTCTACAGAATTTCATTTGTTTGTCTTTGCAGGACAGATAGTGCACTGAAGTTTGGATGGTTTTTCTTGTGTTACGCGGTATGTATCCTCAGTTTGACTTCATCTTATGTATTCTACTTTGGCTTTATCTCATATATTCTCATTTTAAGCTTTGTTTTCTTTAAATCAGTTCCACATTGGCTTCTGCATTGTGGCTGCTGTTGCGCCTCCACTTTTTTTCAAGGGGAAATCTCTGACGCAAGTTTCTCATCTTATTTGGTTTGAATTACATTTTTATCATCATTATATTTCGTTAGCAAACACATTATTTGGCTGATGGGGGAGTCGGATTAAGATATCTGTGTACATGATTTGACCAATGGGCAGAAACTGCATAAATTCTTTTCTAgctattttctttgtttatacATGTTGGTTAACAGTTTCTATTCCGCTACTAATGCTCTTTGTCTCCTGTTTGCTTTGTGTTTACAGTGGAATCTTGCCTGCTATTGAAGTTTTAAGTTCGAATGTGTTGGTGGGGGTATGTATTCTGATTTCATTTGTCTTGAATGCAGAAAATGGTCATCATATCTGAAGGAAAGAACAATAAAAATCATTATTAGTTGATAGATTTTTGTTCTATGCATTCATCAAATTGAGTTTGCTGTTGTTAGATGCTGAGCTTTGATGAAGTAGAAAGAGCTGACCATCTAGAGAGATTATTTGACGCCTTCTGAGATTTCCGTGCAGATATTTTACTTTATTGGATTTGCTTTTTTCGCAATTGAATCACTGATCAGCATATGGGTCATTCAGGTTAGTTGATTGCTCCTGTTTGCAGCTTCTCTGTGTAGGTTGGTATCATCTGAGGAATTGTTTTGTTGCTTTAATATGAAATACAGCAAGTGTACGAGTATTTCCGAGGAAGTGGCAAAGCTGCAGAGATGAGGAAGGAAGCTGCAAGGTCAACCGTGATGGCAGCATTATGATACTCCTCATGTCTAGGGAGGACCCTGTGTTTCATGTTTTGCCATTCCAGAATTTTTGACAgaattctgaaaattttttgatCGATATTTGTTCGCATCATCATCGATTGGATGGCTTGTTTTACCGATTCAAATGTAATTTCTTAGATATATTGGCACTTAGTAGTTGATGCTCAAAATTTAGAGTAGGTGAGGAACAAACATTTCTTAGTACCTGTATTACTGATGCAGTAACTTCTGTGTTTCTGTAACTTGGTTCAGTTCTAGTACATATCCTCCTGTTTAATGATATATTTTGGAGAGTCTCTATACAGGAAACTTTTTAAAACTGTTTTGACATTACACAAAGGGTAAGGATAGAGAAGACAAaggcagttttttttttgtttccccCTTCTGATTTTTGGTAAGGAAAACCGTTTTTACTGTTTGTGGCCCAAAATATGCTAACAAagaataattttaaaatgtaCAATTTAGAGAATGTTACACAATTTTCATACAACagtaacaaaatataaaatatttctTATAAAATTGTACAAGTAATaacatttttcctttcaattttgGGTAAGGAAAACTGTTCCTAACTGTTAACGCGGTCCAAAATATGTCAATAAAGCACAGTTTTAAAATATAAGATTTAGAGAATGTCATATAATTGTGacataattattatatatacaaattcatataaaaaataacaaaatagaaTGTATTTGTTATAAAATTGTACATGTAATTTATCGTGAAATACATCTTGTTTAAAGTGTGTTAAATCGTCAAGGAAATGGAAAGTGGGGAGCCGAATGTGGATGCAATTAGATATTCCAATTAGAACTTTTCCAATTAGATATTTTCTCTTTCCACAAGAAAGTCCAGCGCAGATATTTTCCAGTCGATTCATTATATGCCAGTAGGAGTAACAGATTCAGTCTGGTATGGTACTAAAACATATGCCAATAGGAAAAATTATAGAATTACATTACTCTatagaaaaataacaaaaattatagAATTAGAGCAATTACTAGTTTAAGAAAACTTGCTTGATAAGCAAAAACACAAAAAGGTTATAAACCAACAACCAATTAATAGTCCTTTTTCGCAATTAATGATTTATTATATAGAGCTTTatactttttttatatttttttcaatttttgaaaaacgatataactaaaattttttatttaaaagatGGACACACAGCAATAGTGTGCAATTGAAAATTATTTAGGACAcggcatttttcttcttgtttttttccCCCCCGTTTCCCCATTTTGCCTTCACTTGTATGTATAAAATGCTTTTTATGCCTCCTATTGCCAAAAACTGAAAACAACTTTCCACGTTTCAAGGAACAGAGAACAATTTATGcaagaaaagtaagaaaaattatGATGCTCCTGACGAATACTTGCAGATGCATAGAGCTTTCACCAGTGGGAAATCAAGAAAATCTCCAAAACTCAATCCAAAGCCACATCTTTTCCCCACCAAGTAAGCTTCAAAACTTCAATTCTCCTTTCAGTTTCAGGGTTTTTATGGGGTTTAGCTTGCATACAAAAAACTTTTCATCCAAAAAGCAAAGATGGGAACTAAGCTCAAATTCGCGAACTAATCAGACCCTTTACAGAACAGTGAAAATCCCACAAGCCCAGAAGCAAAACTTTAAAGAAAATGGGGTTGTAGTAGGGTTTAAGCTGCAGTGCTGTTCAAAGGCTGCAACTTTACCAACAAGAAGTGTAGGTAGTACTAAGAAAAGAAGGTACGGTGGCATTTTGCCTTCAATTTTACGGTCTCTAGAAAGCGAAAATGATGTTGAAAAGGTTCTTGAGTTGCATTATGGGAAGCTTAATGCTAAGGAGTTGACTGTTATTCTCAAAGAGCAAGGTAGGTGGGAGAAGGTTTTGAGGGTGTTTGAGTGGATGAAGTCACAGAAAGAGTATGTCCCTAATGTGATTCATTATAATGTTGTGCTTAGGTCGTTGGGGAGGGCGAAAAAATGGGATCAATTGAGGCTTTGTTGGATTGAAATGGCAAAAAAAGGTGTTTTGCCGACAAATAATACGTATGGGATGCTGGTTGATGTGTATGGGAAAGCAGGTCTCGTGAAAGAGGCACTTCTGTGGATTAGGCATATGAAGTTGAGGGGGCTATTCCCAGATGAGGTGACAATGAATACCGTGGTGAGGGTATTGAAGGATGCAGGGGAATATGATAGAGGGGATAGGTTTTATAAGGATTGGTGTGCTGGGAAAATTGAACTGGATGATCTTGATTCGATGGATGATGTGCAATCCAAGGATGGGTTGGGACCTGTTAGTTTGAAGCATTTTCTATTAACTGAACTTTTCAGGACAGGCAGTAGAAACAGTCTTTCTAGTGATTGGGGTTCAACTGATGGAGAAATGTCTGTTCAAAAACCAAGGCTTACAGCTACGTATAATACTTTGATTGATTTGTACGGGAAGGCAGGGCGGTTGAAAGATGCTGGAGATGTGTTTGCAGGCATGTTAAGTTCTGGGGTGGCTATGGATACAATTACTTTTAACACCATGATTTTCATTTGTGGAAGTCATGGTCATTTGTCGGAGGCAGAGGCTTTGCTTGATGAGATGGAAAAGAAGGGAATAAATCCTGATACAAAGACCTACAATATTTTCTTATCTTTGTATGCAGATCAGGGAAATGTAGATACTGCTCTTCAGTATTATCACAAGATAAGGGAAGTTGGTCTTTTTCCCGATGAAGTAACCTTTAGGGCAGTTCTTCAGCTACTATGCAAGAGGAATATGGTTCAAGAGGTAGAGGCTGtcattgaagaaatggagaaatcaGGCAAGCATATTGATGATCACTCTCTTCCTGTTGTTATGAAGATGTATGTCGATGAAGGATTGAATGAAATGGCAAATGCACTGTTTGAGAAGGGACAATTGACTGGTAGACTGACATCAAGGTCATATGCTGCAATTATGGATGTTTATGCTGAAAAGGGACTTTGGGCTGAAGCTGAGGCTGTGTTCTTCAGTAAGAGGGACATATCTGGACAAAAGAAGGAAGTTCTAGAGTACAATGTCATGATCAAGGCTTATGGTAAGGCAAGGCTGTATGACAAAGCTTTTTCACTTTTCAAGAGAATGAAAAATCATGGGACATGGCCAGATGAATGTACTTTTAATTCTCTTATCCAAATGTTTGCTGGGAGTGATCTAGTGGACCAAGCAAGGGACTTACTGGCTGAGATGAGAGAAGCAGGATTTAAACCATCCTGTCTGACTTTCTCATCAGTGATTGCAAATTATGCCCGAATTGGGAGATTTTCTGATGCAATTAGTGTCTTCCAAGAGATGTCAAAAGCAGGTGTAAGACCAAACGAAGTTGTTTATGGATCATTGATAAATGGGTTTGCAGAAGCTGGAAAATTTGAAGAAGCAGTTTCCCATTTCCACAATATGGAAGCATCTGGGTTTCCAGCAAACCAAATAATTTTAACCTCCATGATTAAGGCATTTAGTAAAGTTGGATCTGCTGAAGGAGCAAAACGACTGTATGAGAAGATGAAGAACATGGAAGGTGGTCCTGATATAGTGGCATCCAACAGTATGCTTAATCTTTATGCCGAATTAGGAATGGTCTCTGAAGCAAAACTGatgtttgatcatttgaaagaaAAAGGTTGGGCAGATGGTGTCACATTTGCTACCATGATGTATGTTTATAAGAACATGGGCATGCTTGATGAAGCTATTGCTGTTGCTGAGGAGATGAAAGCTTCTGGTTTGCTGAGGGATTGTGTTGCATTTAATAAGGTGATGGCATGTTATGCTACAAATGGCCAGCTAGTTGCCTGCGGCCAGTTGTTGCATGAAATGGGTGAGCAAAAGCTTTTGCCAGACACAGGGACCTTCAAAGTATTATTTACAGTATTGAAGAAGGGAGGTCTTCCAACTGAAGCAGTTAGACAACTTGAGTCATCTTATCAGGAAGGAAAACCTTTTGCAAGGCAAGCTGTGATAACCTGTGTTTTTTCTGTAGTTGGTTTGCATGCTTTTGCACTTGAATCCTGTCAAATCCTTGTGAAAGCAGAGATTGCCCTTGGTTCATTTGCTTATAATGCAGCAATATATGCTTATGGGGCTTCAGGGAACAGTGCTGAGGCATTGAATGTGTTCATGAGAATGCAAGATAAGGGAGTAGAACCTGACGTTGTCACCCTCATTCATCTTGTAAGTTGTTATGGGAAGACTGGCATGGTTGAAGGCATAAAACGAATTCACAGCCAATTGAAATATGGAGACATTGAGCCCAGTGAATCACTATATGAGGCTATCATAAGTGCCTACAGAAACACCAACAGGAATGACCTTGCTGAGCTGGTGAATCAAGAGATTAAATTTGCTTTTGATGTAAAACCATGCTTTGATTCTGCCACTGAGGATGTCTCTGAAGGAAGTTCTTTCAGTCCACAAGCATCAGAAGAGGAAGCCGGAGATGCATAGTAATTTTGGCCGGGCATAATCTGTTATGGTTACAGAAAGTGAATACTTCATATGCTGGCTCTTAAAAGCTATACAATTAGTAAAGCATTTCTGCTACTATTAATGTTAGTATACTTGTTCAATGTATGACCAGTGTGATTATGAGTCATGGGGCTTTCTGTTTGGAGAGTTTGAATATAAGAGGATTGGTTTGACCATCTTTAATTAACCTTTAAAGGCATCGATTGCTGCATTATATGGTGCTGTAAGAGCTGAAAGAGAAGGCTACAAGgaaaaccaaaaggaaaaaattacaTAGGTTTCAAGTTGTTTGATGCATGAATTGCTGTACTATATGCCCTTCTCTTCCAAATATTTTTGAAGGAGCTGTTGTTGGCAACAACAATTAAGTTCACCATGCGAAAAGCTTCTGAGGATTCATTGCTGTAATTGTCTGACATTGGGATATGAAGCTGTTTTAAACCTGGAGAGGATGCAAACATGCTTGGATGACTGGACAGAAGAGTTGTGCTTACCTTTAGCAAAAAATTCATTGACCTGAGTCAGACAAGATGTCAGTGTTAGTACAGCTTCTGGACAATCTAATCCTAATTGAATTTGACAGCAAGTTATCTTCTGGATCTTGCTATCTTCCTCTGTAGAATATGTTTCCATTCAGTGAGGTAACTATGAAGCAGAAagaataaaagaaccaaagaaaTATATAGGCAGGTAACTTAAGTGGTAAATTTATGTGGGGTTAGTTTCAATAACATTGCTATATTTACtctgaatttgaaattaaaattaaaaatactGATGCTTTTATTAGGTTTCTGTAAATGTAGAGATTTCAAGAAATGGACTTCTCTTTCTCCGATTATGTCGTTACTTTTGTTCCTCTTCTTTTTCCAAATCACACCAACACACTCTCAGACACATCAAGACATCATCAGCATCGACAGACACTATATTTCAAATGCATATGAAGATTCAATGATGCATCTCCATAGTCTGTTTAACCTTTTACATAATAAACAACTGACAATCAAACCAAATGCACTTTTGGGGTGCAAAACCCAAAGCCTTTTCCACCTGTAAACCTTTTTTAATCCTAATTCATGGTTTTGGACCAACCTGTGCATGGCAATGACACCTACAGCAATTCAAGGGCGGCTGCATGAAATAAACATACACTTCTTACCTCATATTCTTCACGACAACCGATTCTAATGAAATGTCTGAAGTTTTCTGAACTGTTTGTGTTGGAATTTTGCTGGAAAACATTGGTCTCAATAATTACTCTTTGGGATCACATATGGTGGATTTCTGGTTTCCAACATGAATGCCATGTGTGTTTGATCTCATATGTGATTTTGATTTCTTGACTTTAAAGTGAGATATGTTGGAAGTTGAagttagtttttgagtaatCCATGGATAATACTATAGATATTTATCTTATTCAGAACAAAAATAGCAATATTGGTGTAAATAGCCCAATATATTTGTTTGTGCATGTGCTTCCAGAAAAGATAGCTTCACGAGTATAGTTTCTTTAATGATGGGATACCATTTTCCATATCCAGAGAACTTTGAACTTCGAATTTTGAATGACACGTTCCTAAGCATGATGCCACAAACTAGTTAGATAAATGATGCACATGCCTGATGATTTGCCTTGTAAGCTTGCTTTCTACTAAAGGGCATGTGTGGCCTCATGTTATTGGTACAGAAAAATTTTGCCAACTATTGATCTTCTATGTCTTAATTCTTTACTGAGGGTAAGAATGTTAGATTATATTGCTACTGCTTTCATGGGGATATGAGAGCATGAGATAAAACTCTTCATTATTAGTTCAAAGAAGTTTAATAACATCATCCATCAAATTTGAACAAGCATGTGAAATCTGACTAGTATGAATTCTTGTTCGCGTCAAGCAGATAGAAAGCAAAATGATCAGAATGATAAACAGAGAATGGATATGCCTGATTCATGATTTGCTTGTTTGTTGTCTGATAGTTCACTTCAGAACGATAAATTTACAGTCATTTCAAGGGAAGCTTGAATGTGCTTGATACAGTTTTAATTCTTATGGATTATTCGGGTTGGTTGTGCACTCCTTTCTACTGTCCTACAGCTTTTCGTTGTGTATAGTTCTCGTCTGAACTTGGCAGGCAACAAAGATGGAGACAGAGACTGTGAGATGGACCGTGCTTCATCCTGGCAGCATTTGGACATCATGGCCAAGTAAACTGCTATTTCAGAGGTTGCTCTTCAAAGCTGCATGACATATACTATGATTTTCTCTCACCGGCTGGTGGATCACTCACAGTTCACTGATATTTCAGGCTTTGTAATTTGAAATATACATGTTCTGACTTGATACTTCAAGAATAGGATGGCGAAATGACACTTCAGAAGATTAATTCAGTTCCTAATCAGGTACTTGGCTTAATTGCACCAGAAAGAAAAATCCATGTTGTGTAATTGTATTTGTCCTTGAGAAATGGATAAAAAATGGACTTCTAATATCAAGAATTGTGACGAAGATCTTAATGAAATGAAAATATGTATGCACGAGGCAATAGGAAAACAAAAAACCAGTTATTGAGGGCTCCGAAATGGTTGTGTAATCTTATATACAGTGTCAGCAACAGCATGAATTGAAAGGCCGAGTATTGATGTAGAGTATCTACACAATTCTAAAACGAATTTCGATAATTAGACCGGAAAAACTAAAAGAAGAAAGATATATGAATGATTCGGCGACTTGGCTTTTGCACTCTTAGTTAAATCAGGGCAAGCGTGGTAAGCAGATTTGCATCAACATGCATACAAAAGGTGCATTTCTGCATATTTGAGACCTGGAAGAGCCAGCATAAACTTTGTACATCTTATTATCATCATATGTAGCAGCAGAATCAGCACGTGCATTAAGAAtacaaatggaaaaaaaaaaagggaggccAATTGCCATATTACATTAGTGTAATTCTAACAAAGGTTGCTATGTTAAAACAGCATCAGATTAGATTAGCTTAACATTTGTTCAGTTATAAGTAAACAATCTCGGCAAACTTCACAGCATGGAAGAACATTTCCACCCTGCTGCTCAATCTGGGTGCGGAGGATGCTTAAAGTAGCTATTCAGGCAGTTGCTCTAAATCACTTTGAGGAGCAAGACTATCACCCTGATGGTAATGTCGTACAAATACAAGAAAGTCAAGACTGCGATAATTGATATCACCATATATCTTGAATCACTAAATCTTGGCTTCATGAAGGCTgaaagagataatacttcatGACTAATTCTACGATTCCACTGACAAAATTGAACCCCTTTCCTCTTCAACAAGATCTCTTGCAGGCATTTCCGAAGGGTTCTCATAAGACAAAAAACTGATGCCGGAGTTAGTTTCAACCCAACTCATCCCAGGCATCTTGTTAACCTTTTTATTCTGCATTTGCTTCCGGAGCTCAAGAGCATCGTTCCACCGGCCAATTTCTCTATAGACGTTGGCCAAAAGAACATAACTTAAATGATAATCAGGTTTCAGTTCCATCATTTTCTTAGCAATACGTTCCGCAACAGTAGGATCTGTACCTGTGGTACAAGAACCAAGAAGAGCTGCCCACAAAGATGAATCATTTCTAAATTCTGAACTATTTATCAAATCTTCAGCTTCTTCTATCTTGCCTGCCCTACCTAAAAGGTCTACGATGCAACTATAGtgtgaaatttcagctttgattccATAATTATCTTTCATCGATACAAAGTATTGACGACCTTGATCTAACAACCCACTATGACTACAAGCAAAAAGAACACTTACAAAACTAATACGATCAGGCTTGACCCCCAGTTTAATCATCTCATTAAACATTTTAACAGCTTCTCCTCCCTTTCCATTCTGAGCAAATCCAGAGATCATTGAGTTCCACGTTATCAAATTCCTCACTGGCATCTGTGAAAAAATTCTGAAAGCAAAATCAACACACCCACATTTTGCATACAAATCAACCAAGGCTGATTCTACAATAACATCTCTCCAGCCACCCCTTCTCAGATACTGGCAATGGACTTCCTTCCCTGGGCGGACAGCAGCCAA
Encoded proteins:
- the LOC113783571 gene encoding secretory carrier-associated membrane protein 1-like isoform X1 is translated as MAGRYDSNPFAEEEVNPFADNGARGKGQSNYGGGAFYMTNPGSVAPANSKLSPLPHEPAATVDIPLDSSKDLKKLEKELQAKEAELKKREQELKRREDAVARAGVVIEEKNWPPFFPIIHHDIANEIPIHLQKLQYVAFTTFLGLVGCLLWNIVAVTLAWIKGEGPTIWFLAIIYFISGVPGAYVLWYRPLYRAMRTDSALKFGWFFLCYAFHIGFCIVAAVAPPLFFKGKSLTGILPAIEVLSSNVLVGIFYFIGFAFFAIESLISIWVIQQVYEYFRGSGKAAEMRKEAARSTVMAAL
- the LOC113783571 gene encoding secretory carrier-associated membrane protein 1-like isoform X2, which gives rise to MAGRYDSNPFAEEEVNPFANPGSVAPANSKLSPLPHEPAATVDIPLDSSKDLKKLEKELQAKEAELKKREQELKRREDAVARAGVVIEEKNWPPFFPIIHHDIANEIPIHLQKLQYVAFTTFLGLVGCLLWNIVAVTLAWIKGEGPTIWFLAIIYFISGVPGAYVLWYRPLYRAMRTDSALKFGWFFLCYAFHIGFCIVAAVAPPLFFKGKSLTGILPAIEVLSSNVLVGIFYFIGFAFFAIESLISIWVIQQVYEYFRGSGKAAEMRKEAARSTVMAAL
- the LOC113782719 gene encoding pentatricopeptide repeat-containing protein At1g73710-like codes for the protein MMLLTNTCRCIELSPVGNQENLQNSIQSHIFSPPSKLQNFNSPFSFRVFMGFSLHTKNFSSKKQRWELSSNSRTNQTLYRTVKIPQAQKQNFKENGVVVGFKLQCCSKAATLPTRSVGSTKKRRYGGILPSILRSLESENDVEKVLELHYGKLNAKELTVILKEQGRWEKVLRVFEWMKSQKEYVPNVIHYNVVLRSLGRAKKWDQLRLCWIEMAKKGVLPTNNTYGMLVDVYGKAGLVKEALLWIRHMKLRGLFPDEVTMNTVVRVLKDAGEYDRGDRFYKDWCAGKIELDDLDSMDDVQSKDGLGPVSLKHFLLTELFRTGSRNSLSSDWGSTDGEMSVQKPRLTATYNTLIDLYGKAGRLKDAGDVFAGMLSSGVAMDTITFNTMIFICGSHGHLSEAEALLDEMEKKGINPDTKTYNIFLSLYADQGNVDTALQYYHKIREVGLFPDEVTFRAVLQLLCKRNMVQEVEAVIEEMEKSGKHIDDHSLPVVMKMYVDEGLNEMANALFEKGQLTGRLTSRSYAAIMDVYAEKGLWAEAEAVFFSKRDISGQKKEVLEYNVMIKAYGKARLYDKAFSLFKRMKNHGTWPDECTFNSLIQMFAGSDLVDQARDLLAEMREAGFKPSCLTFSSVIANYARIGRFSDAISVFQEMSKAGVRPNEVVYGSLINGFAEAGKFEEAVSHFHNMEASGFPANQIILTSMIKAFSKVGSAEGAKRLYEKMKNMEGGPDIVASNSMLNLYAELGMVSEAKLMFDHLKEKGWADGVTFATMMYVYKNMGMLDEAIAVAEEMKASGLLRDCVAFNKVMACYATNGQLVACGQLLHEMGEQKLLPDTGTFKVLFTVLKKGGLPTEAVRQLESSYQEGKPFARQAVITCVFSVVGLHAFALESCQILVKAEIALGSFAYNAAIYAYGASGNSAEALNVFMRMQDKGVEPDVVTLIHLVSCYGKTGMVEGIKRIHSQLKYGDIEPSESLYEAIISAYRNTNRNDLAELVNQEIKFAFDVKPCFDSATEDVSEGSSFSPQASEEEAGDA